A genomic window from Terrisporobacter glycolicus ATCC 14880 = DSM 1288 includes:
- a CDS encoding ABC transporter substrate-binding protein, with amino-acid sequence MKLKKIISIALTVVMSSTLLVGCGQSKKSAEVLNIYNVGDYIDPDLIAKFQEETGITVVYETYDTNEAMYQKLKSGSTKYDLIFPSDYMVEKLIDEDLVSTIDYSKIPNYKYIMKDFRNPDYDPGNKFSVPYLWGTFGILYNKTMVDEKDVQSWDVLWNPKYKGEIQMLDSVRDTMGISLIRLGHSINTHKTSEIEAAKKELIKQLPLVQAYVNDDGKDRLIVGDAAMGIVYNGDALVLMDENPDLAYSVPKEGTNRWVDAMCVPKIAENKDYAEKFINFILDPENALKNVEYIEYSTPNQGAYDLLDDETKNDPAAYPDEKILDKSEVFLNLPPDVQKKYEDAWTEIKSQ; translated from the coding sequence ATGAAACTTAAAAAAATAATTTCAATAGCATTAACAGTAGTCATGTCGTCCACTTTATTAGTAGGTTGTGGTCAATCTAAAAAATCTGCTGAAGTTTTAAACATATATAATGTGGGTGATTATATTGATCCAGATTTAATAGCAAAGTTTCAAGAAGAAACGGGAATTACTGTTGTATATGAAACTTATGACACTAATGAAGCTATGTATCAAAAACTTAAAAGTGGAAGTACTAAATATGATTTAATATTCCCATCAGATTATATGGTGGAGAAATTAATTGACGAAGATTTAGTATCAACAATAGATTATTCAAAAATACCTAATTATAAATATATAATGAAGGACTTTAGAAATCCTGACTATGACCCAGGAAACAAATTCTCGGTTCCTTATTTATGGGGTACTTTTGGAATATTATATAACAAAACTATGGTAGATGAAAAAGACGTGCAAAGTTGGGATGTACTTTGGAATCCTAAATATAAAGGTGAAATTCAAATGTTAGACTCAGTTAGAGATACAATGGGAATATCTTTAATAAGACTAGGACACTCAATTAATACGCACAAAACATCAGAAATAGAAGCAGCTAAGAAGGAGTTAATAAAACAGCTACCTCTTGTGCAAGCTTATGTAAATGATGATGGAAAAGATAGACTTATAGTTGGAGACGCTGCTATGGGTATAGTATATAATGGAGATGCTTTAGTTTTAATGGATGAAAATCCTGACTTAGCTTATTCCGTTCCTAAGGAAGGTACTAATAGATGGGTTGATGCTATGTGTGTTCCTAAAATAGCAGAAAATAAGGATTATGCAGAAAAATTTATAAACTTTATATTAGATCCAGAAAATGCTCTTAAAAATGTAGAGTATATAGAGTATTCAACACCAAACCAAGGAGCTTATGATCTGTTGGATGACGAAACTAAAAATGATCCAGCTGCTTATCCGGATGAAAAAATATTAGATAAGTCAGAAGTATTCTTAAATTTACCACCAGATGTACAAAAAAAATACGAAGATGCTTGGACAGAAATAAAATCGCAATAA
- a CDS encoding 1-phosphofructokinase family hexose kinase, whose translation MIYTLTTNPAIDMNICTNSIERKIVNRTHDAVYSANGKGLNVSFVLKHFGVDSKVLGFFGGFSGKYIIEETRKKNIEIFPVEVEDTTRINIFLNDGEGEFKFVNSGSFVEKQKQEEMLQMMKSFEDLEYLSISGSLPPGIDPSYYEEILRICEKKNIKVILDISSPKLKCLLKYKPFLIKPNDEEIADIFGIIVRDEEDIKDVLKYLNEQGAQNIFLTLGEKGSYFYNGKNIYYASAHEVKLLSSACAGDSALAGFLSIWLDDIDNEENIKQALKRASATGANVAESNAIGDLKKVEEYMNEIKIRRVE comes from the coding sequence ATGATTTATACTTTAACTACAAATCCTGCCATAGACATGAATATATGTACTAATTCAATAGAAAGAAAAATCGTAAATAGAACCCATGATGCTGTGTACTCTGCAAATGGAAAGGGATTAAATGTAAGTTTTGTACTTAAACATTTTGGAGTAGATTCGAAGGTACTTGGATTCTTTGGTGGATTCTCAGGGAAATATATAATTGAAGAAACTAGAAAGAAAAATATAGAGATATTTCCAGTAGAAGTAGAAGATACAACAAGAATAAATATTTTTCTTAATGATGGTGAAGGAGAGTTTAAATTTGTTAACTCAGGTTCTTTTGTTGAAAAGCAAAAGCAAGAAGAGATGTTGCAGATGATGAAAAGTTTTGAGGATCTTGAGTATTTATCCATAAGTGGAAGTCTTCCGCCAGGAATAGACCCTTCATATTATGAAGAAATACTAAGGATTTGTGAAAAGAAGAATATAAAGGTAATTTTAGACATTAGTTCACCAAAACTAAAATGTCTATTAAAATATAAACCATTTTTAATTAAACCAAATGATGAAGAAATAGCAGATATTTTTGGAATTATTGTTAGAGATGAAGAAGATATAAAAGACGTTCTGAAATATTTAAATGAACAAGGAGCACAGAATATTTTCTTAACTCTAGGTGAAAAAGGGTCTTATTTTTATAATGGAAAAAATATATACTATGCAAGTGCTCACGAGGTAAAACTTTTAAGTTCAGCTTGTGCAGGAGATTCAGCATTGGCAGGGTTTTTAAGTATTTGGCTTGATGATATTGATAATGAAGAAAATATTAAACAAGCGTTAAAAAGAGCATCAGCAACAGGTGCCAACGTGGCAGAGAGTAATGCTATTGGTGATTTAAAAAAGGTTGAAGAATACATGAATGAAATTAAAATCAGGAGGGTGGAATAA
- a CDS encoding ABC transporter permease: MAKWNGFSLRWYQELLQNERILDALYYTIFIALVASVIATIVGTITAIGIHKMRKGKVRGLLLNINYLPVLNPDIVTGVALMSLFVFVRLEFGFTTMLLAHIVFDIPYVILSVLPKLKQLPANIEDAAMDLGATPWYALRKVILPQIKPGIISGMLIAFTMSIDDFVISFFTTGNGVTNLAIEVYSMTRRGLTPEINALSTLMFVAVLILLLLSNITANKKAAQRS; this comes from the coding sequence ATGGCAAAATGGAATGGATTTTCACTTAGATGGTATCAAGAGTTATTACAAAATGAAAGAATATTAGATGCACTTTATTACACAATTTTTATTGCCTTAGTAGCATCAGTAATAGCAACTATAGTAGGAACAATTACTGCTATAGGAATTCATAAAATGAGAAAAGGAAAAGTAAGAGGATTACTTCTAAATATAAACTATTTACCCGTATTAAACCCTGATATAGTAACAGGGGTGGCATTAATGTCACTATTTGTCTTTGTAAGATTAGAATTTGGTTTTACTACAATGTTATTGGCACATATAGTATTCGATATACCTTATGTAATTTTATCAGTACTTCCAAAATTAAAACAATTACCAGCTAACATAGAAGATGCAGCAATGGACTTGGGAGCTACTCCCTGGTATGCTCTTAGAAAAGTTATTCTTCCTCAAATAAAGCCAGGTATAATATCAGGTATGCTTATAGCATTTACTATGTCTATAGACGACTTTGTAATAAGTTTCTTTACAACAGGAAATGGTGTAACAAACTTGGCAATAGAAGTTTACTCAATGACAAGAAGAGGATTAACTCCTGAAATAAATGCCTTATCAACATTAATGTTTGTTGCTGTTTTAATATTATTACTTTTATCAAATATAACAGCAAACAAAAAGGCAGCACAAAGATCATAA
- a CDS encoding fructose-specific PTS transporter subunit EIIC, protein MSKKILAVTGCPTGIAHTFMAEKALKLAALELGCEIKVETNGAIGVENALTAREIQEADAIIVACDKNVDMDRFNGKPVIEVSVSEGINKAEELIQKCLENKAPIRKGNVRRSNEAEEKVSIGHQIYKHLMNGVSHMLPLVVAGGVLIAISFLWGIYSAEPTNEQYNTVAATIKSIGGFSMGLMVPVLTAFIAQSISGRPGMLAGFVAGMMANDNGSGFIGGIIGGFFAGYFTLLIVNSLRKLPRQLEGLKSIFIVPIITVFASGLLMIALGGPCASLNESMMKFLAGMQESSPIALGLVIGCMSAFDMGGPVNKAAYVTGTMLLAQGNYLFMAGVSAACITPPLIIALAATFKKDRFTNDDRTAGLLNYVLGFTHITEGAIPFAAKNPLKVIPVLMIGSSVSAILTYMMKIEVPAPHGGFLILGLVNKPMMWVACILVGSAVGALLYVLVTPKVEVKEDHKIKEAVTNQGIDRVVTSLYNENTVALELKGNTKEEVLREMTDLLYKDGVLTNKEEFLGEIKKREESGSTGFGNGVAIPHAKTKSVVKPRVAVGISKKGFEFDSADGKPVHLIFMIAAGKGDNDLHLRTLSSLAQNLMEKEYVDQILASKDAKEIVGLLA, encoded by the coding sequence ATGAGTAAAAAGATATTAGCAGTTACAGGTTGCCCAACAGGAATTGCACATACTTTTATGGCTGAAAAAGCCTTAAAGTTAGCAGCACTGGAGTTAGGCTGTGAAATAAAAGTAGAAACAAATGGAGCAATAGGTGTTGAAAATGCTTTAACAGCAAGAGAAATACAAGAAGCAGATGCAATAATAGTGGCTTGTGATAAAAATGTTGATATGGACAGATTTAATGGAAAGCCAGTAATAGAAGTATCTGTAAGTGAAGGAATAAACAAAGCAGAAGAATTAATACAAAAATGTTTAGAAAATAAAGCTCCTATAAGAAAAGGGAATGTGAGAAGAAGCAATGAAGCTGAGGAAAAGGTTTCTATTGGACATCAAATTTATAAACATTTAATGAATGGTGTATCTCACATGCTTCCACTAGTTGTAGCTGGTGGTGTACTAATAGCAATATCATTCTTATGGGGAATATACTCAGCAGAACCAACTAATGAACAATATAATACAGTAGCTGCAACAATAAAATCTATTGGTGGATTCTCAATGGGTCTTATGGTTCCAGTTCTTACAGCTTTCATAGCTCAGTCAATATCAGGAAGACCAGGGATGCTTGCAGGTTTTGTTGCAGGTATGATGGCAAATGATAATGGTTCTGGATTTATTGGAGGTATAATCGGTGGTTTCTTTGCAGGTTATTTCACATTATTAATAGTTAATAGTTTAAGAAAACTTCCAAGACAACTAGAAGGTTTAAAATCAATATTTATAGTTCCAATAATAACAGTATTTGCTTCAGGATTATTGATGATAGCTTTAGGTGGACCTTGTGCATCTCTTAATGAAAGTATGATGAAATTCTTGGCAGGAATGCAAGAATCAAGCCCAATAGCTTTAGGATTAGTAATAGGATGTATGTCAGCATTTGACATGGGTGGTCCAGTAAACAAAGCGGCTTATGTTACAGGTACTATGTTATTAGCTCAAGGAAACTACTTGTTTATGGCGGGAGTATCTGCTGCTTGTATAACTCCTCCATTAATAATAGCTCTTGCAGCAACATTCAAAAAAGACAGATTTACAAATGATGATCGTACAGCTGGTTTATTAAACTACGTGCTTGGATTTACTCATATAACAGAAGGTGCGATACCATTTGCTGCTAAAAATCCATTAAAAGTTATACCGGTATTAATGATAGGTTCATCAGTATCAGCAATATTAACTTATATGATGAAAATAGAAGTTCCAGCTCCTCATGGAGGATTCTTAATACTAGGATTAGTAAACAAACCAATGATGTGGGTAGCTTGTATATTAGTAGGTTCTGCAGTAGGTGCTTTACTTTATGTATTAGTTACACCAAAAGTAGAAGTTAAGGAAGATCATAAAATAAAAGAAGCTGTAACTAATCAAGGAATAGATAGAGTTGTAACATCTTTATATAATGAAAATACAGTGGCTTTAGAATTAAAAGGTAATACAAAAGAAGAAGTTTTAAGAGAAATGACTGACTTATTATATAAAGATGGTGTTTTAACAAATAAAGAAGAATTCTTAGGTGAAATAAAGAAAAGAGAAGAAAGTGGATCAACTGGATTTGGAAATGGTGTGGCAATACCTCATGCTAAAACTAAATCAGTAGTAAAACCAAGAGTTGCAGTAGGTATATCTAAAAAAGGTTTTGAATTTGATTCAGCAGACGGAAAACCAGTACACTTAATATTTATGATAGCAGCAGGAAAAGGAGATAATGACTTACATTTAAGAACTTTATCTTCATTAGCGCAAAACTTAATGGAAAAAGAATATGTAGATCAAATATTAGCAAGTAAAGACGCAAAAGAAATAGTTGGTTTATTGGCATAA
- a CDS encoding [FeFe] hydrogenase, group A: protein MTNTKPTMLHSNRGSVFSVFSEDELKNMTQNSARKVAICGRVNNSGIVDVPEGATLADIIELAGGILNKRTFKGAHVGVPPYGRFLCKKDLDKELDFALFDNYIRAINVLSEEDCIVQYSKFYMDSVIGSMQNGKSLEDYAKVKDQIERVCKILDRISKGKSNMRDVYLLRTIAEQIKEDLNQEHNIMEEILQNFYDEISEHIEEDKCYTLQCNNLIKLTITDKCIGCGACKRVCPVDCIAGERKQQHKIDYNRCTHCGRCVSTCPVDAITAGDNTLKFIRDLSTPNKLVITQMAPAIRVTIGEAFGFEPGDNVEKKLAAGLRKLGVDYVFDTNWAADLTIMEEAAELQDRLERHFAGDESVKLPMLTSCCPAWVKFIEQNYGDMLDVPSTAKSPMQMFATVAKDIWAKEKGLKRNEVTSVAIMPCIAKKYEASRPEFSRGLNYDVDYVITTRELIKIFQDSGIDLKELEDEEIDQILGEYTGAGVIFGRTGGVIESALRTALENMTGEQIDNVEFHSLRGFDGFRSCDVEVGDIKLRIGVAHGLEEAGKMLDKIRSGEEFFHAIEIMACPGGCVGGGGQPKVRKNRDEILQKRGEGLNSIDRSKDMRVSKENPAVQAIYDKYLDYPLSHKAHELLHTRYFVRRKK, encoded by the coding sequence ATGACAAATACTAAGCCAACTATGTTACATAGTAATAGAGGATCTGTTTTTTCTGTATTTAGTGAAGATGAATTAAAAAACATGACCCAAAACAGCGCAAGAAAAGTAGCTATATGTGGAAGAGTAAATAACAGTGGAATTGTTGATGTTCCAGAAGGTGCCACACTTGCAGATATTATTGAATTGGCTGGGGGCATATTAAATAAAAGGACTTTCAAAGGAGCACATGTTGGGGTTCCACCATATGGAAGATTTTTATGTAAAAAAGATTTAGACAAAGAATTAGATTTTGCATTATTTGATAACTATATTAGGGCAATCAATGTATTATCAGAAGAAGATTGTATAGTTCAATATTCCAAATTCTATATGGATTCTGTAATAGGGTCAATGCAAAATGGAAAATCATTAGAGGATTATGCTAAAGTAAAAGATCAAATTGAAAGAGTTTGTAAAATTTTAGACAGAATAAGTAAGGGAAAATCAAATATGCGTGATGTTTACTTACTTAGAACTATTGCAGAACAAATAAAAGAAGATTTAAATCAAGAACACAATATTATGGAAGAAATTTTACAAAATTTCTATGATGAAATTAGTGAACATATAGAAGAAGACAAATGCTACACTCTGCAGTGTAATAACTTAATAAAACTTACTATTACTGATAAGTGTATAGGATGTGGAGCTTGTAAAAGAGTATGTCCAGTAGACTGTATAGCAGGTGAGCGTAAGCAACAACATAAAATAGACTATAATAGATGTACTCATTGTGGTAGATGTGTATCAACATGCCCAGTGGATGCTATTACAGCTGGGGACAATACTTTAAAATTTATAAGAGACTTATCTACTCCTAATAAACTTGTAATTACACAAATGGCACCTGCTATAAGAGTTACCATAGGTGAAGCTTTTGGTTTTGAACCAGGAGACAATGTGGAGAAAAAACTTGCAGCAGGCCTTAGAAAATTAGGTGTAGACTATGTATTTGATACAAACTGGGCAGCAGATTTAACAATTATGGAAGAAGCTGCAGAACTTCAAGATAGATTAGAAAGACATTTTGCAGGAGACGAAAGTGTAAAATTACCAATGCTAACATCATGCTGTCCAGCATGGGTAAAATTTATAGAACAAAACTACGGTGACATGCTAGATGTACCATCAACGGCAAAATCTCCGATGCAAATGTTCGCAACAGTAGCTAAAGATATTTGGGCAAAAGAAAAAGGCCTAAAAAGAAATGAAGTAACATCTGTTGCTATAATGCCTTGTATTGCCAAAAAATACGAAGCATCTAGACCAGAATTTTCTCGTGGTTTAAACTACGATGTTGACTATGTAATAACTACAAGAGAATTAATAAAAATATTCCAAGATTCAGGAATAGATTTAAAGGAGCTTGAAGATGAAGAAATAGACCAAATACTTGGTGAATACACAGGAGCAGGTGTAATATTTGGTAGAACTGGTGGGGTTATAGAATCAGCTCTTAGGACTGCTCTTGAAAATATGACAGGTGAACAAATTGATAATGTAGAATTTCACTCACTTAGAGGATTTGATGGATTTAGATCTTGTGATGTGGAAGTTGGAGATATTAAACTTAGAATAGGTGTAGCTCACGGATTAGAAGAAGCAGGTAAAATGCTTGATAAAATAAGAAGTGGAGAAGAATTTTTCCACGCTATAGAAATCATGGCTTGTCCTGGTGGATGTGTTGGTGGTGGAGGCCAACCTAAAGTTAGAAAAAACAGAGACGAAATTTTACAAAAACGTGGAGAAGGACTAAATAGTATAGACAGAAGTAAGGATATGAGAGTTTCTAAGGAAAATCCAGCTGTACAAGCTATTTATGACAAGTATTTAGATTATCCATTAAGTCATAAAGCACATGAATTACTTCATACTAGATACTTTGTAAGAAGAAAAAAATAA
- the fba gene encoding class II fructose-1,6-bisphosphate aldolase: MALVTTKKMLLDAQKNGYAVGAFNVENMEMVMAVVSAAEETKSPVIMQTTPSTVKYADFDYFYANVKVAAQKANVPVAIHLDHGNSFELAMKAYRNGYTSIMIDGSHGSFEENIALTKSVVDVCKFGKVPVEAELGKVGGKEDDLDGGDGGYTDPSQAKEFIERTGADSLAISIGTAHGVYKGEPKLDLNRLSQIREVVDIPLVLHGTSGVPDEIVTECVNRGICKVNYATDLRIAFTKGVKKVLDENPDTIDPKKYNSQGREEVKEYVKSKMVVVKSAGQAN; the protein is encoded by the coding sequence ATGGCTTTAGTTACTACAAAAAAAATGTTATTAGATGCTCAAAAAAATGGATATGCAGTAGGAGCATTTAATGTAGAAAATATGGAAATGGTAATGGCAGTTGTAAGTGCAGCTGAAGAGACAAAATCTCCAGTTATAATGCAAACAACTCCATCAACAGTAAAATATGCTGACTTTGATTACTTTTATGCAAATGTAAAAGTAGCAGCTCAGAAAGCAAATGTTCCAGTGGCAATACATTTAGACCATGGAAATAGTTTTGAATTGGCAATGAAAGCATATAGAAATGGATATACATCAATAATGATAGATGGCTCACATGGTAGCTTTGAAGAAAATATAGCATTAACAAAATCAGTAGTAGATGTTTGTAAATTTGGAAAAGTTCCAGTAGAAGCTGAACTTGGAAAAGTTGGTGGAAAAGAAGACGACTTGGACGGTGGAGATGGGGGATATACGGACCCCTCACAAGCAAAAGAGTTTATTGAAAGGACTGGAGCAGATTCTCTAGCAATTTCAATAGGAACAGCTCATGGTGTATATAAGGGAGAACCTAAGTTAGATTTAAATAGATTATCACAAATAAGAGAAGTAGTAGATATTCCTCTAGTACTTCATGGAACATCTGGAGTGCCTGATGAGATAGTCACAGAATGTGTAAATAGAGGGATTTGCAAAGTAAACTATGCAACAGATTTAAGAATAGCTTTTACTAAGGGAGTAAAAAAAGTATTAGATGAAAATCCTGATACAATAGATCCTAAAAAATACAACTCTCAAGGTAGAGAAGAAGTAAAAGAATATGTTAAGTCGAAAATGGTTGTTGTAAAAAGTGCAGGACAAGCTAATTAA
- a CDS encoding MurR/RpiR family transcriptional regulator — protein MLIELNKEIMQSLTKTESEIIKFINDNEERMSELSIVDIAFDTYSSPATVSRAIRKCGVNGFNELRYRITSKNNDDEIHNMGEIINKSFVEARQVVDRISVTNVLNIINCLANAKRIYVLARGLTEYVGQEFTLKLQLLGCNAIFIDDPNIMQIKTKSLSSDEVVFIFSLNGETSELIESAKNTNLCGAKVITCCCSENSPLLEHSHYNLIGFKHNHVSIKKFEVSSRVSLFMMSRIIIDYMAANIELEK, from the coding sequence ATGCTAATAGAATTAAATAAGGAAATAATGCAAAGTCTTACAAAGACAGAGAGTGAAATTATAAAATTTATAAACGATAATGAAGAAAGAATGTCAGAGTTATCCATTGTAGATATTGCTTTTGATACTTATTCATCACCTGCAACTGTTTCTAGAGCAATTAGAAAATGTGGAGTAAATGGATTTAATGAACTTAGATATAGAATTACATCTAAAAATAATGATGATGAAATTCACAATATGGGAGAAATTATCAACAAATCTTTTGTGGAAGCTAGACAAGTTGTAGATAGAATATCTGTTACAAATGTACTAAATATTATAAATTGCTTAGCAAATGCTAAGAGAATTTATGTATTGGCAAGAGGCCTTACTGAGTATGTGGGACAAGAGTTTACTTTGAAACTTCAACTATTAGGATGTAATGCTATTTTTATAGATGATCCTAATATTATGCAAATAAAAACAAAAAGTCTAAGCTCTGACGAAGTAGTTTTTATATTTTCATTAAATGGAGAAACTAGTGAACTTATAGAGTCTGCCAAAAATACAAACTTATGTGGAGCAAAAGTGATAACATGTTGTTGTAGTGAAAACTCTCCACTTTTAGAGCACTCACATTACAACTTAATAGGATTTAAGCATAATCACGTTTCTATTAAAAAGTTTGAAGTATCTTCTAGAGTTTCATTGTTTATGATGTCTAGAATTATAATTGATTACATGGCTGCAAATATAGAATTAGAAAAATAA
- a CDS encoding DUF4846 domain-containing protein yields the protein MKKSLRIILLIILVISLIGLPLLWKNISKTSRTSENKTSSKDTSTYNYINKEGGTLESRINTPEGFTRISCDKNSMGEFLRQYPLKKDGSPVLLYNGKEKANQSAHTAVFDMHLGDRNLQQCADSVIRVYAEYFYEQKQFDKIKFHFVDGFLCDYEKWRNGYRVKTNGNSSSWVKTSKFDDSKESFENYLNMVFAYASTLSLEEESKKIKLDEMQIGDIFITGGSPGHVVIVVDMCENEKGEKAFLLAQGYMPAQEFHILKSNREDNNPWYYVSDIKYPFKTPGYTFEKECFRQLDY from the coding sequence ATGAAAAAATCATTACGAATTATTTTATTAATAATATTAGTTATATCATTAATTGGTTTACCTTTATTATGGAAAAACATATCAAAAACAAGTCGAACATCAGAAAATAAGACATCTAGCAAAGATACATCAACTTACAATTATATTAATAAAGAGGGTGGAACTTTAGAAAGTAGAATTAATACTCCAGAAGGATTTACTCGAATCTCATGTGATAAAAACAGTATGGGAGAATTTTTACGTCAATATCCATTAAAAAAAGATGGCTCACCTGTATTACTTTATAATGGAAAAGAAAAGGCCAATCAAAGTGCTCATACAGCTGTATTTGATATGCATCTTGGGGATAGAAATTTACAACAATGTGCAGACTCTGTGATTAGAGTATATGCAGAATATTTTTATGAACAAAAACAGTTTGATAAAATTAAATTTCACTTTGTAGATGGCTTCCTATGTGATTATGAAAAATGGAGAAATGGGTACAGAGTTAAGACTAATGGAAATAGCTCATCATGGGTAAAAACAAGTAAATTTGACGATTCCAAAGAATCATTTGAAAATTATCTTAATATGGTTTTTGCTTATGCAAGTACGTTATCTCTTGAAGAAGAATCTAAAAAAATTAAATTGGATGAAATGCAAATAGGGGATATTTTTATTACTGGAGGAAGTCCAGGACATGTGGTAATAGTTGTTGATATGTGCGAAAATGAAAAGGGAGAAAAAGCATTTCTATTAGCTCAAGGATATATGCCTGCTCAAGAGTTTCATATATTAAAAAGTAACAGAGAAGACAATAATCCTTGGTATTATGTGTCTGATATTAAATATCCATTTAAAACTCCTGGATATACTTTTGAAAAAGAATGTTTTAGACAATTAGATTATTGA